A DNA window from Arachis hypogaea cultivar Tifrunner chromosome 18, arahy.Tifrunner.gnm2.J5K5, whole genome shotgun sequence contains the following coding sequences:
- the LOC112772800 gene encoding beta-glucuronosyltransferase GlcAT14A, translating to MMGSLYLEKKWLFPLLITSAVCILFLVVTSSFGVASSIHSLNSLFFFLPSHQANETTDVMEKKVAPAPAPSGPVIPRFAYLIAGSKGDLEKIWRTLHAVYHPLNHYVLHLDLESPVQERNELTLRVEKQHIFNERGNVFVIQKANIITYTGPTMVAATLHACAILLKRSKDWDWFINLSASDYPLVTQDDLLYTFLEVDRNLNFIEHTSRLRWKEKKRAMPLIVDPGLYQPNKSEVFWVTPNRNLPTSFRLFTGSAWVILSREFVEYVIWGWDNLPRTLLMYYTNYVSSPEGYFHTVACNSPEMAKTVVNSDLHYISWDIPPKQHPHILTIKDTDKMIASGAAFARKFVRDDPVLDLIDNTLLHRSPGLFTMGGWCSGKPECTELGDIYNLKPGPGAERLNRLVSQVVLNAKSSKFQCI from the exons ATGATGGGGTCCTTGTACTTAGAGAAGAAGTGGTTGTTCCCTCTCCTAATAACTTCAGCTGTTTGCATATTGTTTCTTGTTGTGACCTCAAGCTTTGGTGTTGCATCTTCAATTCACTCCCTGAATtcactctttttctttctcccgtCTCATCAAGCAAACGAAACCACGGATGTCATGGAAAAAAAGGTTGCCCCTGCTCCAGCTCCATCTGGTCCTGTGATTCCCCGGTTTGCCTATTTGATTGCCGGCTCGAAAGGCGATTTGGAGAAGATTTGGAGGACTCTTCATGCTGTTTACCATCCGCTAAACCACTATGTTCTTCATTTGGACCTCGAGTCCCCGGTACAGGAAAGGAATGAGCTTACTTTGAGAGTTGAGAAGCAGCATATCTTCAATGAGAGGGGAAATGTTTTTGTGATTCAAAAGGCGAACATTATTACTTACACAGGACCAACCATGGTTGCTGCTACCCTTCATGCTTGTGCCATTCTTCTAAAGAGAAGCAAAGATTGGGACTGGTTTATTAATCTCAGTGCTTCAGATTACCCTCTTGTGACTCAAGATG ATCTTCTATATACTTTCTTGGAGGTAGATAGAAATCTTAACTTCATTGAGCACACAAGTCGGTTACGATGGAAGGA GAAAAAACGAGCGATGCCTTTGATTGTTGATCCAGGGCTTTACCAGCCAAACAAATCTGAAGTATTTTGGGTCACTCCTAATAGAAATTTGCCAACATCATTTAGACTATTCACTG GTTCAGCATGGGTGATTTTATCGCGCGAATTTGTTGAATATGTTATCTGGGGATGGGATAATCTACCAAGGACCCTTCTCATGTACTACACTAATTACGTTTCTTCCCCGGAAGGCTATTTCCATACTGTTGCGTGCAACTCGCCGGAGATGGCTAAAACTGTTGTCAACAGTGACTTGCATTATATTTCTTGGGACATTCCTCCGAAGCAGCATCCCCACATCCTAACCATCAAGGACACAGACAAAATGATCGCTAGTGGCGCCGCCTTTGCAAGGAAATTCGTTAGAGATGATCCTGTTCTTGATTTGATAGACAACACATTACTACATAGGAGCCCTGGACTATTCACAATGGGAGGTTGGTGCTCAGGAAAACCAGAATGTACTGAGCTTGGGGACATATATAACCTCAAACCCGGTCCGGGAGCTGAAAGGCTTAATCGCCTTGTTTCGCAGGTGGTTTTGAATGCTAAATCCAGTAAGTTTCAGTGTATCTAG